A stretch of DNA from Thermodesulfobacteriota bacterium:
TCGTCGAAGAGAGGGCGCTGACGGACGAGGAGACGGCCGTGTGGATCGACCAGGCGGAGTGCATGGAGACGGAGAGCAAGTCGAGAGACGACATACAGGACCTCGACGCCACGGAGGTGCCGATAGTGAGCGAGATCACGGTAAGGAACGATCTCACGTGCGGCGATGCACCGCCCGACAGCCTGGTAGCCTGCCAGTCGAGGGACGAGATAGCGTTTCAGAGCGGGCTCGATCACACTACCTTTCTTATGGCCTTAAGGCACGAGGAAATACACTACATTCTGTTCTTCCTGACGGGTGACGGCGACGGCAATCACCGGAGCATATGGTTCGATATAGAAGAGAGCCCCTGCCCTGAAACCGCCGCCGGGCAGTTGAGATTTGCGGTGTTTCCCTAGATTTCCCCGGATTTTCTTCCGCGGCGTCACGGCCGCATAGATACCGCTTTTGTCGGCGTCGGACGGTTTCCATTCCGGCTATTCATACCCCGACGTCTAACGGCCGGCCGGTCTGTTCCTGAACCACCACGTCAGCTTGTGAATCTCCATGGTTATGAAGATCGTGAGCGCAAGGGCGCCCACTACTCCCCACATCTCAAGGGATACGGGCTCCGTCCCGAGTATACTCTGCCCGATCGGCAGGTACATCGCCGCCACGTGAACCAGAAGTGCCGCGACGGCGCCGGTCAGAAGGATCGGGCTCCGGAAGGGAGAGAGTATGAGCGCGGATTTCGTCTCCGAGCGGCAGTTGCCTATGTGGACGTTTTCGAATAGCACCATCAGGAGGAGGAGCGCGTTACGGGCCGCGGCCTCGTTCCACCCGCTGTGGATGAGAACATAGAAAAAGCCGAAGCCCAGAATGCCCATGGTAAGGGTTGCCGCGAGCGTCCGCTCGATCATTATCTTGTTGAATATGCGCTCCCTGGGCGACCTCGGCTTCTTCTGGAGCGAGTCTCCCTCGCCCGGCTCGAAGGCAAGGGCTATGTCCTGTATGCCGTTTGTGACCAGGTTGAGCCATAGTATCTGGACGGGCAGGAGAGGGAGCGGAAGGCCCGCGATGATGCTCAGGAGAATGAGCACGAGCTCGGCGGCGTTCGTCGAAATCAGGAGGTAGATCACCTTCCGGACGTTGTCGTACGCAATACGGCCCTCCTCGACCCCGGCCACGATCGTCGCGAAGTTGTCGTCGCTGATCACGAGCTCGGACACCTCTCTCGCGACGTCGGTGCCCTCCTTTCCCATGGCTATGCCTATGTTGGCCGTCCTGAGGGCGGGGGCGTCGTTCACGCCGTCGCCGGTTACGGCCACGAAATGCCCGGCGCCCTGCACCGCCTCGACGATCTGGTATTTCTGGTTGGGGCTCACCCTCGCGAAGACGTTCGTGCGCTCGACTATTTTCTCCATCTCTTCGGGCGACTTCGACATTAACTCGGCGCCCGTCACGACCTGGGAATAATCGGAGGCCATGCCGAGGTCGCGCGCTATGGCGAGGGCCGTTACGGGGTGGTCCCCGGTCACCATCGATACCTCTATGCCCGCCTGCCTGCAGCTGTTTACCGCCTCCTTCACGCCGTGCCTGAGCGGGTCGATCATTCCCGCGAACCCGAGCAGCCCGAGGCCGGAGGGCTCGGGAGGGAACTCGGAGGGGCTCACCTCGCCGGCTATCTCCCCCTCGGCCAGCGCGAGCACGCGGTAGCCCCTGCCGGCCATGTCTTCGGCGATCGCGAGGAGACCGGACTTGTCCTCCTCTTTTTCGATCCCGCACATTTCGATAACCCTTTCGGGGGCGCCCTTCACGAAGACCGTCGTCGAGTGCCCGCCGGTTTTGTGATAGGAGGCCGAGAACTGCCGCTCGGGCTCGAATGGTATTTCGTTCACCTGCGGGCAGGAATCGAGGAGCGGCTCGCGTTCGTAGCCCAGCTTGTGGCCGAACGAGAGGAGCGATACGTCCACCGTGTCCCCGTGCCACACCCATCCGTGGTCCCTGTGGTGAAGGTCGGCTTCGTTGCACAGTACAGCGGCTATCGCCAGTCGCTCGAGCCAGGGTCGGCCGCCGCGAGCGACCGGCTTTCCGCCGGAGAGCACCTCTCCTTCGGGGGCGAAGCCGACCCCGCTCACCTCGAATGCCTCGCCGCCGGGGAGGATCACCTCTTTTACCGTGAGCTCGTTTCGCGTGAGGGTTCCCGTTTTATCGGTCGCTATATACGTGCAGCTTCCGAGCCCCTCGACCGCGACCAGCCTGCGGACGATAACCCCTCTCCGGGCCATTCTGGTCATGGCGACGGCGAGGGCTACCGTCATCGCCACGGGCAGGCCCTCGGGTATGGCCGAGACGGCGAGGGCCACGACGAAGTGGAGCATTTCGTTAAAGCCGTATCTCCCGAGCGCGAGACCGAGGAGGCCTATGGCGACAGCGGATATGAGCGCCACGAACCCGATTATGTGCGTGAACGTCTTCATCCTCGCTATGAGGGGCGGCTCGCCCTGGCCCCCGGACATCACGTCGAGAGCGAGCCGGCCGACCTGGGTCGCTTGCCCTGTCGCCGCGACCACGCCCTTGGCGCGGCCCCTCGTGACTATCGATCCGGCGTAGGCCATGTTCAGCGTGTCGCCGAGCGGCGTGCCCGGTCTTCCGATCCATGACCAGTCCTTCAGAACGGGGAGGGATTCGCCCGTCAGCAGGGATTCGTCTATCTCGAGCCCGTTTGTCGTAAGGAGCCTTATGTCAGCCGGGGCCCGGTTCCCGGATTCGAGCCAGACGATGTCCCCGGGGACTATGCTCTCGGCGTCGATGTCGACTATTTCGCCGTCTCTCTCTACGGTGGCTTTTATCTTCAGCAGTTTTTGCAGCGCCTTTGCGCTCTGCTCCGCACGCCATTCCTGGTAGCCGCCGATTATGGCGTTCAGGAGCAGCGCCACGATTATGAAGCCCGCGTCCGTCGGCTCTTTTATGGCAAAGGCTATGACGGCGGCGAAGACCAGTATGTACATGAGCGGGCTTCGGAACTGGTATATAAAGGTTTTCCAGAAAGGGGCAGGGGGCTTTTGCGGAAGCGAGTTGGTCCCGTACCGAGCCAGCCGCCCGGCGGCTTCGGAATCGCTGAGCCCGTTTTCCCGTGTGTCGAGCGCTTCGATAACCGCCCCCGGGTCCATGGCGTGCCAGATTCGTGTCTGTGATGGTTTATCGTTCATAGTGTTAAACTGCCCGTGATCGACGGGCGTACTTTGCGGGGAGATGGCCCCGGAAGGACCGGGAGTTTATTTGTTTTGTCCGGATATGCTAAAGCTTTACGGGCGAGACGAATCCGGCCGGTTTTACGGTCAATAACGAGCATTTCACCTGGCTCAGGACGGATTCGGCCGTGTTCCCTATTATAAACCCGGGCAATCCCGTTCTGCAGACGGTGCCCATGACGACGAGATCCATTTTTTCCCTTGCCGCGAATTTGGGAATTAGCACGGACGGATCGCCTTTAAGCAGATGGAGCTTGTATTCCGACTCGTCCAGACCGTTTTTCGCCAGGAGCGTTTCTACACATTCTTTGTGGGCGCGTCTCGTTTCGCCGAGAAGCTTCTTTATCTGTGCTTCGCTCTTTCCGAAACGCGGCCCCCTGAGCGCTTTTTCGCCGAAGAGGCTCCACGCGTGGACTATGTGAAGCTCGCTTTTTTCGTGTTTCGAAACCGAGAGGGCGAGCTCGAGAATGGAGCCGTTCAGCTCGTTGGTTTTTTGGTCCGTCGGGTCGGGGTCGATGGCGGCGAGAATGCGGGAATATTTCCGGGACCTTGACGGTTTCAGCATCCATACCGGGGAGGGGCATTTCCGAAGCAGGCCGATATCGACGCTTCCGAGGAGGGGATCCTTCGCCCTGCCCTTGCCCCCGGCGGTTTTTATCACGAGGTCGTGCTTGTTCCTGAGCACCTCTCTTATTATTTCTATCTGAGGCTTTCCGGTGAGGACTTTGACCTCGGCCTTTATCTTCGTACGGCTTTCGTACTTTTTTATCGCGTTTTTGATTTCGGAGAGCCTTTCGTCGACGAGGGCCTTTTCGAGCTCTTTGACAGAAACCATTTCCAGAAAATCATCCATTCTTTCGGGTATTCTTTCTACCACCCAGACGATCGTCAGCCCAGATTTGTTGTGTTTGGCTATGGAAAAGGCGCGCTCCAGGGCGTCCCGGCCGTTCTCCTTTCCGCTGTAAACCAGGAGTATCTTTTTAAATCCCGTCATCCGCCTGTCTCTAAATGCGATTTGTTCGAACCCGTGACTGCGTTGAATGTAATTACACGGGAAAAGTATTATACTTTTACAGTGGTCGCTTGCAAATTTCCCCGTGCCCGGGGGGCCTCGTTGCACGCCGGGTGCGTTCCTTGACTGCTTTTTCCATTGAGGTACGTTATCTCCTGACTTTTCTTGCAGACAGAAATTCAACATTACAGGTATAAAAAGGGATTATGGGACTCAGATGCGGACTGGTAGGGCTTCCCAACGTGGGGAAGTCTACTCTTTTTAATGCCCTTACGAGCGCAGGGGCGGAAGTCGGGAATTTCCCGTTCACCACGATAGACGACAACGTCGGCGTCGTGGCCGTCGCGGACGACAGGCTCCACAAGCTGGCCGAGCTTGTGAAGCCGCAGAAGCTTACGCCGACATACCTCGAAGTGGTAGACATCGCGGGCCTGGTCAAAGGCGCGTCCGAGGGGAAGGGCAGGGGGAACGCCTTTCTCGCCAGCATAAGGGAAGTGGACCTTATTCTCCACACGGTCCGATGCTTCGAGAACGATAACGTGGTGCACGTCGAGGGCTTCCCGGACGCGATGCGCGACATACATATCATAGAGGACGAGCTGTTGCTGAAGGACCTCGAAACCCTCGAAAAGCGGCAGGAGAAGCTCCAGTCGCAGGCAAAGGGCGGGGACAGGAAGATCAAGGATGCGCTCGAAGTGGTGACGCGCCTTAAGGAGTTCGTCGAGAACGGGAACAAGGCCCGGAATTTCCCGCTGGACGAGGAGTCGGCGAAGGTCGTAAAGGAGATGTATCTCCTTACCGACATCCCGATGATATACGTCTGCAACGTGAGCGAGGACGACATACCGGACGCCGCCGGGAACGAAGAGGTCGGGAAGGTGAGGGAGTACGCGGAGAAGGAGGGCTCGGAGGTTATAGTCCTTTCGGCGAAGATAGAGGCCGAGATCGCCGAGCTGCCGTACGACGAGAAGAAGCTCTTTCTGGACGAGCTCGGGCTCGAGGATTCCGGGCTCGACAGGCTCGTCAGGATTGCATATGATAAGCTGGGAATAATCACGTATTTCACGCAGGGGCCGAAGGAGGTCAGGGCGTGGACGATAAGAAAGGGGTGGAAGGCCCCGCAGGCGGCGGGCGTCATACATACGGACTTCGAGCGGGGGTTCATTCGCGCCGAGACGGCGTCGTACGACGACTTCATCGCGGCGGGCTCGGAGGCTGCACTAAAGGAAGCCGGCAAGATGCGCTCCGAGGGCAAGGAGTACGTCGTCAGGGACGGGGACATAATGCTCTTCAGGTTCAATGTATAAAGAGATAATAAGGCCTGTGCTGGACAGGCTAGATTCCGAAACGTTTCACGACCTGGCGAGGGAATCCCTTCACCTCGCCGAACTGACCCCCCTAACATTAAAGCTCGTAGAACTATTCGCCGACGGCGGCAGACGCTTTACGGACGAGAGGCTGCGTGTAAATCTCGGCGGGGTCGAGCTAGAAAATCCGCTCATCGTCGGCGCGGGATGGGACAAGGCGGGGAGGGCCGTGATGGCCCTATGGCAGCTCGGATTTGCGGCGGTGGAGGTGGGCTCGGTGCTGGAGTACCGCCAGCCGGGTAATCCGAAGCCGAGGCAGTTCATGGTCGCTCCGGGGACGGCGATAAACTGGCTCGGATTCAACAGCCCGGGGATGGACGTCGTCGCGAAGAATCTCAGCCGCTACAAGAACCCGCCGTTTAAGCTGGGGATCAGCATCGGGATGAACAAAGACGTCCCGCACGACGATTCGCCCCGCGCGCACGCAGTCGTCGCGGAGAGGCTTTACGGATACGCCGATTACTTCGCGATAAACGTGAGCTCGCCCAATACCCCCGGCCTGAGAAAGCTCCACGAGAAGGGGCGGACGGCGAACATCGTCAAGGCAGTGATAGCGGCCATGGAGGGGAAGGGCGGGCGGAAGCCGCTATTCGTGAAGGTCGCGCCGGAGCTCGGCTGGAAGGCGATAGACGATATACTCGAAGTCGCGATAGACCACGGGGTGACGGGGATAATCGCGACGAACACGGCGGACGTGCCGGAGATGAAGGCGAAGTACGGGGAGAGGTGGAGGACGCAGCCCGGCGGGCTCAGCGGGGACGATCCGGACTACAGGCGCATGGCGACGGAGAAGGTCGCCTACATATACAGGCAGGCGGGGGACAAGCTGGATATTATCGGCGTCGGCGGCGTGAAAGACGCGGAGACGGCGCTCGAAAAGATAAGGGCCGGGGCGAAGGCGCTGCAGATCGTGACGGCTATAAGGGGGGAGGGGACTGCCGTTGCGGGGAAGATTAACAAGGGGCTCGTGGAGTTCATGGAGAGGGAAGGGATGAGGTCTTTGGGGGAGATTGTGGGTGTGGATGCGGGGAGGTGAAGTCCAGTTGTAACCCGCGTTCGAAGGGGAGTATCCCAAAACTACACTGAAGGCATCCCGATAGTGGTCCGGTGCCGACATTGGGGGCGAGGACGGCTCGGCCTCTGCCGCGACGAGCCTTTTTCTAAGAGGGGAAGAGAAGAGAGATTGCTTCGCTTCGCTCGCAATGACTAATTATAGATAGATCTCTCACATTAGTTCGAGATGACAAAAAAAGATGCTTGATGTATTGCTGACGGAAAACTGAATGGGTTCCTGCCTCCGCAGGAATGACAGAAGCGGGGTGATTTCTCGCTCACTCGAAAAAGATAAATCCCCCCTTGCTCCCCCCTTTTCCTAAGGAGGGAAGAAAAGAATAAGATAAGACAAAGGATTAACTGAATAGGTTCCTGTCTGCACAGGAATGACAGAAATGTGGTGATTCCTCGCTCGCTCGGAATCGTTAGAAATGATAATATGCTATATATGATATATATACTTTCGGTATGGGCTATCCAAATTTATTCTACCAAAATCAGAGCTCTTCAAGTCCTATAGTGTGCGTTGATCTTGAGGTAGTCGAACGTGATGTCGCTCGTTACGACGAAGGAGCTTTTCTTGCCCGATTTAAGGTCGAGGGTTATGGAGAAGGTCGGCAGCTTCATGACTTCGAGGGCCTTTTCCTCGTCCATGACCGCCTTCGAGTTGCTTAAGACCTTGTGCCCGGCGAAGAAGAGGTCGAGCCTGTCCGGGTTGAAATCCACGCCCGCGCGTCCCGCCGCGGCGACTATCCTCCCCCAGTTCGGGTCTTCGCCGAAGAGTGCGCTCTTAACGAGGAGCGAAGTCCCGATAGTCCGCGCGACGGCCTCGGCGTCCTTTTCCGTCTTCGCGCCCTTGACGATTATCTTCACTACCTTGGTCGCCCCTTCGCCGTCCTTGACTATCATGTGGGCGACCTCGGATGCGGCTTCCGTGACTGCGTCCAGGAGCTTCTTGTAATCCTTGCCGCCGTCTACGGCCCTGTTGCCGAGCTTGCCGTTGGCGAGCAGGAGCACCGTGTCGTTCGTGGACGTATCGCCGTCTACTATGATCTTGTTGAACGAGCTGCCGTTCGAGTCGAAGAGTAGCCTGGAAAGCGCCCTTTTGCCTACGTTGACGTCCGTCATGATGTAGGCGAGCATCGTCGCCATGTTCGGCATTATCATCCCCGCGCCTTTGCCTATGACGGCGACCGTGCCCTTGCCGCCGCCGATGATGACATTCACGGACGCATATTTCGGGAACGCGTCCGTCGTCATGATGGCCTCGGCGGCGTCGAGCATGCCGTCCTCCCTTAGCCCGGAGACGAGCTGGGGCACGGCATTCTTGATCTTGTCCGTCGGGAGCGGGCCGCCGATGAGCCCCGTAGAGGACGGTATGACGAGGTCTTCGGCGATGCCGAGACCCCGGGCGAGGTAGCGCGATGTGAGTACCGCCGCCTTCATGCCCGCAGGGCCGGTGAACGCGTTAGCGATGCCGCTGTTTATCAGCACGGCCTGACAGTATCCGCCCTTTATCCTCTCCATTCCGAGGACGACGGGCGGGGCCTTGACGACGTTCGTCGTAAATACTCCCGCCGCTTTCGCGGGGGTTTCCGAGAATAAAAGGGCGAGGTCCTTCTTGCCCCTTTTTTTGATTCCGCAGGATATACCGCTCCCCAGGAAACCGGGAATCTTTATCATACTGTCAGCTCCTCTATGAACCTGGACGAATTCAATCTTTTCTCTGTGTGGTATTCGGTGAATCTGAGAAACAGTTTTACGTATTTTACAACATTCTCAAGGTGAAGCTCCATCAAATCCCTACGGCGGAGAAATTCTCTCGATACGAGGCCGCCGTTCCCGGCCCGGCTGCCGCACGCCGTGCAGACTACACCGCCCCTTCTTATGCTGAAATGAGCCCTGTCGCCGGCGTCGTTCCCGCACTCGGCGCAGGTTTCGAGATTGGGCTCGTACCCCGAAAGGGCGAGCGTCCGGAGCTGAAATTCCAGGATGGCCGGGAGAGCGCTTTTGCCCTCGTCGAGCTCTGTGAAGAGCCCCGTAAGCGCCTCGAACATCTCTTCGTTGGGGGCGTCTTTAGGCGTGAGGACGTCCACGATTTCGAGGGCGAGGCTGCCCCAGAGGAAGAGCCCGACGTCTTCCATCAGGCGGCGGAAGACCCTGACCGTTTCGGCGTCGTCGACAAACCTGAGGCCGCCGCTTCTTTCCTTGTACCTCGCGCGGAAGAGGACGAACGGCTCTATCCTCCCGCCGAAGCGCTTCCCGCTCGTCCGGGCGTTCTTCGCAAACCCGCTTATCTTCCCCGAGTCCCTAGTGAAAAGCGTGAGGACGTAGTCTCTTTCGCCGTAGGGGGCTTTTCTCAGGAGATATGCCTCCTGCCCGTTTATCATACTGTTATTATTACCAAAGAACGCCCTCTCCGCGAGGGCTTGGGGAATGTATCCTTTCGCCGGTCTGGTGGAAAAGGGGCCGATATTTTATAATAAAGCCGGGTACCGGGTTTTGGGTGCGTCGGTTCATCATTGGGGGATGATGGAATACGGCGGACCGGAGTGAACTATGAACGGAATAAAAATACTCTTCGAGAGGCAGGTTATTTCTATACTGTCGGCGGCGCTGCTCGCCGTAATCTTTATGCAGGCATATGGCGCACCCGCCCGCGCGGCCGACGGTTACAGCGCGGAGGAAAAGATATATCTTAAGAACGTGACGCCGATATTATACGAATATTCACAGGTGGCCTCGCAGGTGAGCGCGAACGTTCTCCCGCTTCAGTCCGCGCCGCCCGAGAAATGCTCGGGCGAGTTTTCGGGTTATTTCGCTATAATGAGCTCTCTCGGGAAGCAGCTCGGGACGATTACGCCCCCCGCGAGGTTCAAGTCGGTCCAGGCCGATTCGGCTTCGGCCATATCGGATTACGAGACCGCACTTAACCTCTATAGCGCCGCATGCACCCAGGAAGACTTCGGTACGAAGGGAGAGCTCGTAAGCCGTGCAGGGGCGGGCGTGAACAGGTCCGTGGCAAAGATAAACGAGGTTTATAAGGATATAGAGGACCTCGGCGCGGTTGCCGCCGCACAGCCCGCCGCCGGAAGCACGGCCCCCGAAAAACTCTCGGAGTCGGCTATCGAGACCGCGCCTTCCGAAGAGTCTGCCCAAATGGAGGAGCAGTACGTAGAAGAGGGAACCCGGGCGGCGGCTCCCGCGCAAAAGACGAGGGAGGAAATTCTCGAGGAGCTTTCGGGGACAGCGGACACGGGCGCTCGGCCACAGGCCCTGCAGCCGGAACCCGAAGCCCCGGCCGCTCCCGTCGCCGAAGCGCCCGAGGCGGCCCCGCCGGCCGTGAAAGCGCCCGAGCCCGTAAAGCCGGTGCCGCCCACGGTACCCCCGGCCCCGGTCGTGGAACCCGAGCCGGTTGCGACAAAGGCCCCGCCCGCACCTGAAAAACCTGAAGCGGCTAAAACCGAACCGGTCCCGTCCCCTGAGGCCGCCGCTCCGGCCCCGGCCGCGGCTGAAGAAGCCGTTCCTCCCGCAGGCCGGGCGGTGAGTCCCGCGGAGCAGGCGGCCGTCGAGGAAGCCGTTCGGGCTGCCGAAGAAGCCGAAGAAGTCGGCCTGCAGCCTCCGGGCCCCGGCGAAGCGGCGTCTGAAGCCGTGGGCGAGAAGTCGATGGACACCGCCGCGCTCACGCCGGAAGAGCTGAAAGAGGAGGCTCTTCCCGAGGACGAGATCAATTCCTGGTGCAGCGGCAGGTACCAGACCGATTTCGAGCGTGAGTCCTGCGTCGAAAAGAGGACCGCAGCGAGGGACAAGGCCGAGGTGCTCGTCTCGTCTTTCGAGGACGGCACGCCCGAAAGGGAGATAGTCGAAAAGTGCAGGGCGGACTGGAAAGAGGGCATGACCTATAATTACGAAATGGTCGTATCGTGTACGCAGTTCTTCTGTAGTCAGAAGGGGCTCGAAGCGTGCACGCAGCTTGCGAAGTAGGGCCGCGCCGCGTCTCCAAGGTGCGCTGACACGGGGGCGCCCCGGTAGCGGCTTCGGTCAGTGGAAAATCAGCATCGCTATGAAGAGGTAGAAGACCGAGCCGAAGATGTCGTTGAACATCGTGAGGAACGGCCCGGACGCCGCCGCCGGGTCGAAATTGAGCTTGTGAAGCACGAGCGGCCCGGCGACGCCTATGAACGACGTGGCCATGGTGGCCGACAGCATCGCCGTGAATACCGCTATAGCGATTTTAAGAACCTCGGGCTCGTGGTAGCTTATGAGCGCCCCTATGCCCGCCGCCAGCACGCCGCATATAACGCCGAGCGTGATTCCGACTCTTACCTCCAGAAAAATAATCCTCAGTATCTGCTTTATGTTGATTGTCCCCATCCCGAGGCTCCTGATCACGATGGTCGTCGTCTGGAGCCCCACGTTGCCCCCCGTGGCCATGATCGCGGGCATGAACGCGGCCAGTATGGCCACCTTCTGGAGCGTCGGCTCGAAGGCGTGGACGATTATGAACGCGATGAAGAGCTCGCCCACGAGGGTCATGAGGAGCCAGGGGATTCTCAGCTTTATGCGCGTCCGCATAGGGGTGTAGATGGGGTGAAGGGTGTCGCCGACACCGGCCATCTGCATTATGTCCTCGGAGGCCTCTTCGGCTATGACGTCGAGGATGTCGTCGGCCGTGATCCTGCCCAGAAGAACGCCGTCGTCGTCCACGACGGGGACCGACAGTATGTCGAACTTCTGGAATATATTCGCAACGTCCTCCTGGTCCATGTAGGGTGTGACCGTAACTTCGAGCGGCTCCATGACGTCCGTTACCCCGGAGCCCGGGGTCGCCAGAATGAGTGTCTGGAGGGATATGTCGCCGAGGAGCCTGTCGTTTTCGTCCGTAACGAAAATCTGGTAAAAGTCCGGAATTTCGTCGGCTATCAGCCTTATCCAGTTTATGGCGTCGCGGACCGTGAAATTGTTGCCGACCTTGACGAGCTCGGTCTGCATGATACCGCCCGCGGAGTCTTCGGGGTATTTGAGGAGCGGCTCGACGTCCCGGAGGCCCTCGGGGTCCATCTTCGAGAGAACCGAGGTGGCCGTCTGCTCCGGGAGCTCGCCGATAAGGTCGGCTGCGTCGTCGGATTCCATCTCTTCGACTATCTCGGCTATCTTCTCGGCGTCGAGCTCGCCGAGTATCTCCTCCCTGTGCTCGGGATCGAGCTCCAGGATGACTTCGGAGGCCGTTTCGGCGTCGAGCGCTTCGAGTATGCGCTGGTAGTCCTCGGGCGGGAACACCGTCAGTATCCCGGCTATTTCGGACGGATGGACATCCGTCAGGACGTCCCTTATATCCTGCATATTTCCTTCGAGGAGGTCGTTGGTTATTCTTTCGGCGAGCTCGGGATTCGGCATAATTTCTCTCTGCCTGCGGGAATACCGCCTTAGTGTATAGAAGGAACCTTAAAAGTAAAGTAGACTCTAGGCCCGAACCGGAGGGCCGGTTCCCTTAATATGAATAGCGTAAGAATATGAAGAGCATAAGAAATTACAGCAATTTCGTGAAATTCGAGCATACGCTGTTTTCGCTGCCGATGATCCTGGCCGGGGCTTTTCTCGCGTGGGGAGGGCTTCCGGACCTGAAGCTCCTGGTGCTCATAATACTCGCGGGGACCGGCGCGCGGACCGCGGCGCTGGCGATAAACAGGATACTCGACCGTAGGATAGACGCCCTGAATCCCCGGACGAAGGAGAGGGAGCTCCCGTCGGGGAAGCTCAGCCTCGGGAAGGCGTATGTCGTCACGACCGCGGGGCTCGTCCTTTATTTCGCCGCGGCCTATAAGATATGCGACCTCGTCCTTTATCTGTCGCCGGTACCGCTCGTGGTTTTCATTATATATCCGCTCATGAAGCGCTTTACGTGGCTTTGCCACTTCGGCGTGGGGCTCGGGCTGGCTCTGGCCCCTCTCGGGGGATGGATTGCCGTAACCTGCTCGTTTCACAGCATTTATCCGGGCGTGTTGCTCGCCCTGTTTACTTTTTTCTGGGTTTCTGGGTTCGACGTCATATACGCGACGATGGACGAGGCATTCGACAGGGAGCAGGGGATATATTCGATGGTGGCGCGCTTCGGAAGGGGGACGGCCCTTTATATTTCGGGGCTTCTCCACCAGGCGGCGTTCTTCTCGATAGCCTTTTTATACTTCCTCATGTTCAGGACCATAGCCGCAGGAATCATGGTAGCGGCTATCGGGATTCTTCTTTTCCTGGAGCAGAGGAAGTCGTCGAACGTAGACCTCGCGTTCTTTAAAATCAACATCCTGGTCGGGTTTTCCGTTTTTCTTTTCGTCCTCGCCGGGATATACTTACCCTAGATTATGAGAACAATCGTAGGCATTACCGGCGCATCCGGCGTCGCATACGGGGTCGAATTTTTAAGGAGATGCCCCGACGACAAGTTCCTTATTTCGAGCAAGTGGGGGAGGCACGTTTTAAACGAGGAGCTCGGGCTCAAGATAGAAGAGCTCCGCCCCTGGGTGAAGGACATATACAGCGATTCGGACCTCGCGGCCCCGTTTTCGTCCGGAAGTAACCACTTCGATTCGCTGGTGGTCATACCGTGCTCGGTTTCAACGCTCGCCAAGATGGCGAACGGCATAGGGGATTCGCTCATTACCCGCATAGCGCAGGTGGCCTTGAAGGAGAGGAGGCGGCTCGTAATCGCCTTGAGGGAAACGCCGCTCAGCTCCATAGCGCTCGAAAACGCGCTCAAGCTGTCGCGCGAGGGGGCGATCATAATGCCGATAAGCCCGCCGCATTATCTTAAGGCGGAGACAGTGAGCGGCCTAATCGAGGGGTACGTGGACAAGGTGCTTAACATCATAGGCGTCCCGACGGGCAACGGCTGGAAGCAGGGGGAGCTCGACTAGGGCGCAGTTTCGCGGGTATTTTATCCGTTCCGCAGTATCGTTTCTCTCCGGCAAGTCAGATTTTTCGCGATAATTAATCAGGCTGTAACGGATCGGTGTCTAAAATGGCTAAAAAACAGTTTCTCGAC
This window harbors:
- the argJ gene encoding bifunctional glutamate N-acetyltransferase/amino-acid acetyltransferase ArgJ, encoding MIKIPGFLGSGISCGIKKRGKKDLALLFSETPAKAAGVFTTNVVKAPPVVLGMERIKGGYCQAVLINSGIANAFTGPAGMKAAVLTSRYLARGLGIAEDLVIPSSTGLIGGPLPTDKIKNAVPQLVSGLREDGMLDAAEAIMTTDAFPKYASVNVIIGGGKGTVAVIGKGAGMIMPNMATMLAYIMTDVNVGKRALSRLLFDSNGSSFNKIIVDGDTSTNDTVLLLANGKLGNRAVDGGKDYKKLLDAVTEAASEVAHMIVKDGEGATKVVKIIVKGAKTEKDAEAVARTIGTSLLVKSALFGEDPNWGRIVAAAGRAGVDFNPDRLDLFFAGHKVLSNSKAVMDEEKALEVMKLPTFSITLDLKSGKKSSFVVTSDITFDYLKINAHYRT
- the recO gene encoding DNA repair protein RecO, encoding MINGQEAYLLRKAPYGERDYVLTLFTRDSGKISGFAKNARTSGKRFGGRIEPFVLFRARYKERSGGLRFVDDAETVRVFRRLMEDVGLFLWGSLALEIVDVLTPKDAPNEEMFEALTGLFTELDEGKSALPAILEFQLRTLALSGYEPNLETCAECGNDAGDRAHFSIRRGGVVCTACGSRAGNGGLVSREFLRRRDLMELHLENVVKYVKLFLRFTEYHTEKRLNSSRFIEELTV
- the mgtE gene encoding magnesium transporter; this encodes MPNPELAERITNDLLEGNMQDIRDVLTDVHPSEIAGILTVFPPEDYQRILEALDAETASEVILELDPEHREEILGELDAEKIAEIVEEMESDDAADLIGELPEQTATSVLSKMDPEGLRDVEPLLKYPEDSAGGIMQTELVKVGNNFTVRDAINWIRLIADEIPDFYQIFVTDENDRLLGDISLQTLILATPGSGVTDVMEPLEVTVTPYMDQEDVANIFQKFDILSVPVVDDDGVLLGRITADDILDVIAEEASEDIMQMAGVGDTLHPIYTPMRTRIKLRIPWLLMTLVGELFIAFIIVHAFEPTLQKVAILAAFMPAIMATGGNVGLQTTTIVIRSLGMGTINIKQILRIIFLEVRVGITLGVICGVLAAGIGALISYHEPEVLKIAIAVFTAMLSATMATSFIGVAGPLVLHKLNFDPAAASGPFLTMFNDIFGSVFYLFIAMLIFH
- a CDS encoding 4-hydroxybenzoate octaprenyltransferase gives rise to the protein MKSIRNYSNFVKFEHTLFSLPMILAGAFLAWGGLPDLKLLVLIILAGTGARTAALAINRILDRRIDALNPRTKERELPSGKLSLGKAYVVTTAGLVLYFAAAYKICDLVLYLSPVPLVVFIIYPLMKRFTWLCHFGVGLGLALAPLGGWIAVTCSFHSIYPGVLLALFTFFWVSGFDVIYATMDEAFDREQGIYSMVARFGRGTALYISGLLHQAAFFSIAFLYFLMFRTIAAGIMVAAIGILLFLEQRKSSNVDLAFFKINILVGFSVFLFVLAGIYLP
- a CDS encoding UbiX family flavin prenyltransferase codes for the protein MRTIVGITGASGVAYGVEFLRRCPDDKFLISSKWGRHVLNEELGLKIEELRPWVKDIYSDSDLAAPFSSGSNHFDSLVVIPCSVSTLAKMANGIGDSLITRIAQVALKERRRLVIALRETPLSSIALENALKLSREGAIIMPISPPHYLKAETVSGLIEGYVDKVLNIIGVPTGNGWKQGELD